The nucleotide sequence TGAAGACACTTATGATGACCCAAGAGGTCTACATGGTTCATAATTGACCCGCAATTAAAATCAACAAGATTTTAAATTACATCTTTGTAAAAACAGGGAGCCAGAGCATTATCTAAGGTCCGGTTAAACAAGATCCATTTTACCAGTGTCAGTCAGGACTTTGGCAGCTGCATTCTGGATGAGGTGCAGCTGcatgattgatttatttattgatacCATTACCATCAACTGTCAATGCCTACTACTAAGCTGATTTATTGATAGGCTTTATTTGGTTGTTAAAGTTCAGGTCTTAGTCCATGATGATCCTGGGTTGTTCACCTGCTCTGTGGCCTTCAACATAAAGCTTAGTTCAGAGAtaatggtggactttcggagaacaccaccccaatacacccccctcaccatcctcaacaacaccgtgtcagctgtggaccacttcaggttcttaggaaccaccatctctgaggacctgagatggtcttcacacatagacactgttcaaaagaaggcccagcagagactgtacttcctgaggcaactcaagaagttcaaccttccacaggagctgctggtcatcttctacactgccatcattcagtctgtcctgtcttcatccatctcagtgtggtttggttcatccacaaaacaggacaggtccagactgcaacgaataatcaggaatgcagagagaataatcagggctgaccttccctccatccaggacttatacaggtctaaggtcaggaaaagagctgctaaaatctctgcagaccccacacaccctgctcataaactgtttagagttttaccttcaggccgtcgctacagagctctgtttacaaaaaccagccaccacagagacagtttcttcccccaggctgtttctctgatgaacatttaatagagtacaaaacaacctcatactgaagtcgCAATTCcactttgtatatgtgtatattgtatatatgtatttaaggacatacagatatatgcagaatatatcttataatgcaaaaaagaaacccagaaagcaaagtgtaccggagtcaaattccttgtttgttgtatgtacgaacgtggcaataaagctgattttgattctgatatTTGATCATCTAGAGACTCCAATGTTTGCCTAAGCTCATCATTTTGGATGGAGAGCAGCAGTTAACTGTAATtgttaagtcttgccacagattctcaagtAGATTTAAATCTGCACTTTGACTGGACTGTTCTAGCACATAGAAatcctttgatctaaaccatttcattgtcgCTCAGAATGTATATTTAGGATTGTTTTTCAGAAAGGTCAACCTCTGTCCCAGGTTCAGGTCTTGTGCAgactctaacagattttctttcaggaGTGCCCTGTGTAGCACCATCTAtctccccatcaactctgaccagcatctCTGCTCCTGCTGATGACAAttatccccacatcatgatggagtcaccaccatgtttcagagtGTGGTTGGTGAATTCTGTGTGCAGTATTGATACCACACTAACAACAGAATATTTTGTATGTCAGCCATTAAGTTCATttttggtctaatctgaccagagcacctcccCCTCACCTGCCTGTTATGTCCCCTGCACCAGTGGTCCCCAATCCTGGACCTCAGGGCCCaatgttctgcatgttttggatGTGTCCCTGCTTCAGCTCAGGTGCTACAGAAGCTTGTTAATCACCCATTGTTAAGTGTGCTGCTGCAGGAAAATGCCTAAAACATGCTGCACAGTGGCCCACGAGGACCAGGGTTCAGGAACCCCCTACATGCAGTGTGGCAAACTAAAACCAGAACATTTTATGACATGATTTCAACATTCCCTTTCCCctcaccactcttccataaagactaCATTTTTGCACAACAGATTCTCCTGCAATGGATTTTGTTTAGGGAAGTGTATGCATACaatacttttcaggtttttatttgcaaaaaatgtaACAACACACTATATTCTTGTTTGttacaaaaataagaaaaatccaCTAAACGTTGTAGTCGTGCTAGAAACAGAATTGTTTAAAGATAACactgtttggttttctttccAGGATGCAGTTAGAGCTGCTGTCTCTACATCTTACTTATTCAACATGTAGAAGACTAGTTATTAGTTCTGATGTTGTTATACTGTTAAAGCCTCTGCATTCTTCCCAACCACAATGACAGGAAATGTGTTGCTTTCTAAGGTTTTCCACAAACTAGCTGAGTCAAACAACCTCTTTGCAGCTCCTAGGATGGTTTGAACCTAGCTCCATCTACATAGCAACTTTCACTACAAGAGAAAATGCTTGAAAGCCAAAGCAAACTCCAAAAGAGCCTACAATAGCTTACCTATAAGTTAGTGTTGGGGAATGAGTAAAACAAGGGGCAGGTAAAACATAATGACACTGATCTTGTGTATTCACTCTGTCCTGTGTTGTGCAGCAGACGGTGGGACCATGAGGACCGTAGTGgctctgctgcttctctgtctgTGCGATCCAGGACGTAGTGACTGCCAGACAGACTGCCTGACCTGCAGCAAAATCCTGCCCAAACAGCTCAGTTTCAACACTGTGGTGaggcatacacacacacacacacacacacacacacatacagtgaCAGTGTCAGTGTCAATCACTGAATGCTGCCAGACTGAAAGCTTTGTTCAAAgtctaagaagaaaaaaatcttacaaCATTATGTTGGTATATACCAGGTGTTTAACTTGTAGAAAACTGAGCACCACTTACATGCATGAACTCATGCAAAATCTAATATCTATTTTCATCTGCCAATGAAACAACTGGAAATTCTTCACCCCAGCTCCCAGTCTGACTCAATGAATTACCCTTTTTGGCATTTGAGTTTTAATTTGTTGAGGCTAATTGATTCCTGGGGACAGATGTGCGTTTCTTCTCTCCATGCCCGCTGGTTGTTTCCGTTTGGCTAAAGACTGTCTGCATCTCAGACGTCTTTGTAGGcagcacaccagaagacattTAAATTCCGACGGCTTAAAACATAAAACTCTGATCTGTTAGTGTTTGACTCTTGGACAATGGTGGCATTTACAGGGAACTTACAGAGTAAGCGAACTAGTGAGTGAAAATTTTATGTATACTCTCCATGGCCATGACTGTTATAACAATTGTGGTTTTTAAGGATGCATTTAGAGCCTTATTTTgctattttatttgatctttttaaagataaaaaaggaAACGAAAAACCTCTTTACAAGCCTAATTAAACTGAGGTGGATATTGTTATCATGATTTGACATACAGTAGATAACATCCGCAGGGTCAAACATGAAGATGTGAAGatgcagggcaatcctggaaagaaaaactgttaatgctgcaaaagacttgagacggCGATggacatacagccagagctacaatggaagggTTTACATCAAATAATTTGTTACAGTGGCCCAAAGTCCAGAGCTGGTTCTCATTAAGAATTTTGATAGGACTTGCATACTGGTTCTTTCACATCTTTTCAATCTGACTGGGCTTGAGCTAGagtttgtaaagaagaatgggcataAATGCCTGTAGATATACCCAAAAAGACTGGCAGAACCCAATGCCTTTTTTGAAGGTATTAGGTTCTTTTTAGTAACGATCAGAAAAATACTACCAATTATAGCATACCAACATGTTCATTGTCTTAATTAGGGTGAGAAAAATAAGTAGTAGGCAATTCAGTATCCATTTAGAAACTGATCTATAATTTAAAAGTGTTGCTATCATGTGCAGCACAACCGTAGACAAGACACAAGGGACATACTTCCATAAGGAATTAGATCTGGTTCATACAGATATATTCAGCATATGCCTTGTTTTTTTGACTTACTGATCCTTTTGTATTATATTTTCTTCCCTCAACAGGGAGTTTTTTTGCTAAGAGGGAGGTGAAGGCTACAGTGTGTCCTGCAGAGCTGCTGTGTCAAGTTGTGTGCCAATTTAGGgagattaatttgtttttttgtggcatTAATTATATTGCAATACCTATTATTTGAATTTttctacacttttcagatagtcatttgtaaaatattttgaaaaccatatttcattttccttccacttaacaaaGAGCTCACATTTAGCGGTTTTTAGCAGTGTACtatcatttaaaatcttttttagattttatttcatgtgTAAACATAAAACCAGGGGAATGTTTGTGCGGTGAGGCTTTCCTGATTAATTTCTTTTAACtaggtttattaaaaaaaagaggatGACCTCTTGTCTCTGTCTTTGCCAGGTGTGTCTCATTGAGTGCAAAAGCAAAGTTTCTCCTTCTTTTTCCTGGGAGATCTGCCGTAAAACACTATCTTCTTTGTCCCTCGATGGCACCTTGAGAAAAAGATCACAAGAAGAAGCCGATGTTCTACTTcctgaggaagaggagcaaaTGGATGGGGGTCTCTTGCTGCCCATCGAGTTACAGAGATTCAACCATGTGACCCGCGCACTCGACATGAACGACAGAGGCCTGGTTAGCAAGAACAGTCAGCTGAGCACTCTCTATGGTTCCCAGGATGCCCTTTCACTTGCCAATGACTACGAGGAAGAGGAGGCAGAGCAGGAAGAAGAGGATGTTGGTGCAGCAGTAAGAGGGCAGGATGATCCAGAGCTGAGCATCTCCAAGAGGTTTGGCGGCTTCAGCAAAGGAAGGCACAGCTACAGGTTAATATCTCCAGGAAGGTCATACCAGAAGAGGTATGGCGGCTTCATCGGTATTCGAAAGTCAGCCCGCAAGTGGAACAATCAAAAACGCTTCAGTGAGTTCCTGAAGCAATATCTGGGCATGAGCACCCGGGCCACTGAGTTCAACAGCATTTCAGGAGACCTCGCCCAGCAGAATGAAGTTTGAGGGAGCACGCGTTTAATGCCCGGCCATGAAAGAATTACTGGGTGTTTTACGTTGTCTTCTTTTGTAACAGAGAACATTTCAAAGTTAAACTTGCAACAATAATCATACAATTAAATTAAGTacctaataaaatatttaagactCCCATCACAGTCCTGGTTGTACCAAGACATATAAAtagccttttgtttttttcatcttttctgtTTATAcgaagtataaaaaaaaaaaaaaaaacttgatgcTGGATACTctccttttaaaagttttccttCTACAGGACATCCTTCTTACAACAGACAACCTAAATTACTTTAGACATTACTTTCCATGTCTCAAAAGGCATGCAGAAAGATTGGAAAAGTGGAATTGTATTTAAATATTCTCCAGTTTGGTATAAGAATGAACACAAGAAAACCAGGCATGGGAaagtatttgtatttccagacttaTTTTTCTATTGTGTCCAACCCTCTGttcatccattcgtccatctgtctgtctgtccatcagtTGTGCACCCTCCTTCTTTCCAGTCTCTGAATAAATTCCACCTCAGGCAAGAATGGGGAAATCTGGAAATTTGAGTCTGGGAAAGTGTGGAACTTTGACATGGCATAAGAACCTTGTATTTAGTGAATTAGCTGCTGAAGAACCTCCCGTTTTAAGATTTGCAACAAAATCTAAAAGCCTtaagctttaaaatattatgtGACCCTCCCACAAACTTCAACTGCTTTTGGTTTCTATCTTCACACATTACTTTTCGGATCTGCTTGTGTGTTTTGGCCCTGTTTCTGGATGAAATTTTGAACCCCTCATTTTCCGTATGTCGCCATCTAGTGGACAAATACTTATAGCAGTCAAATATGAAGAAATGTctgcttttttcccctctttgtTTAAGTTCTGGTCTCTTGGTGATAAGACCTTTGGCAGCAATGTATCTGTATGTGATTcatgttaaataaatgaaaatatggtAACCCACTCTTACATTTTGTTGCTATTATCTCCTTCATAGTACTCCTGATACAGATAAATTTAAGTATTTTGACTTTAACAACACTATAGAGCATGCAGCATTCGTTCATACTTTATGACAGTAATCAGTCTTACCTTATGTTGTGCAGAGATGAGCATAATCCATGACGGCCTTTTGTTTTTGAATTCTTGTGTGTAAAAATTGTCTCTGAACTGTACTGatgtaaaatatttctgttggCCAGGAGGATGTCTTGTAAATAGCTAAATTTAAACATGTCAATAAATACAGTTTACTATTTCCTTCATGGCTTGTCATGTAGCAACTGATTCTGTGTTTTGAAGCTTTTGTTCCCAAGATTTATACTGCATGTTATAGTGCCATTTAAATTGATTATTGACATGTCCATTGACCAGACATGCTAATTTCTGTCTTATTCAATTAATGATCTATGCATTTGGTTGTGATGGCGGCATAAGCGGGAGCTTGTCCAGGACCcgagaaaatgcaaaaatagcTAATGGTTGTGAAATCACATCTTCTGAAAACTTTatacaataaatttaaattttatttaagattagAGCATTTTAATAACTATCTTCATAATTCATTTAACTTACCATCAGAAATAAATTGGCATTCCAAGTATTAGCCCAGAGCTGTCCCAAGGCATAATCAAAGTAAGGAGCTACACCCACCCCCAAGTGATACAACCTTTAAGGTTTACACTTCAACTCCATCTTTAGACAAAATTTTagggaaaaaacaaacttgCTAAAACCGTGTTTAGTCTTAGTGCTCGTTGTTTCTCCATCCTTATTTTCTGTTATAGGTCTATGATAGGCTAGATTGGAACTCATGCTTAACACGCTGGCTCCAGGTTCCGGCTCAAGCCCAGGTGATGAGGCTCGAATGAGAAACACCTGTTGCGGCTGCACCTGTCAATCACACCCTGCAGGTGTGAGTAAACACAAAACCTGCACTCAGCCACTGTGGGTAGgacattgggattttatgtgacagaccaatatAGAGAAGCTAGTGTAAGCTACCGCAAGGAGTGGGAATGACATGCGgcttttgactttattttgaaGTTTCACACCGGAAGTATCGCTTCCCATCGGGGTCAACTTGATGTATGTGGAGATTGTCACTCATATCAGTCCTTGGTCTTTGTCACTTTGGTTTTTAATCAATTGCAACGCCGGGACTTGGCAGATTGGGTGAGTTTAAGGCAGTTGTGAACAATGTAAATGTCAGACGCGGTTGTTCAGTCCTTCAGTTGAGTTACTATTTAAACAAAGTAGTGAACGTTAGCAAGCCTCTGCTACAAGCTAGTGTAGCTCCTGCACTGTTAACCCTGATGATAAGTTTACCCAGCCACCATAAACCCGGACAATGTCAGGACGGCATTTATATAACTTTAAAAGTACTACTACTACTTTACTACTAAGCTGGGCTGTCGGAACCATTTAAATGTATTGAAGTGTCGTCAGCTAAAGCTAGCGTACAGCTAAAGATAAGCCTCAGAGTTGTCTGGCATCATCTAACTCGGAGATTTTTCACTGAGCTGCTCCTCTAAGACTGTTGCTGCTCTTTAAATGAGCATGTAGAGCATTTTAACCTGTGTTAGCCAGGATGGTTATAACCGTGTAATGACGCACACACTTGCCGAACATCcaaactatacaggtccttctcaaaatattagcatattgtgataaagttcattattttccataatgtaatgatgaaaatttaacattcatatattttagattcattgcacactaactgaaatatttcaggtcttttattgtcttaatatggatgattttggcatacagctcatgaaaacccaaaattcctatctcacataattagcatatttcatccgaccaataaaagaaaagtgtttttaatacaaaaaacgtcaaccttcaaataatcatgtacagttatgcactcaatacttggtcgggaatcctttagcagaaatgactgcttcaatgcggcgtggcatggaggcaatcatcctgtggcactgctgaggtcttatggaggcccaggatgcttcgatagcggcctttagctcatccagagtgttgggtcttgagtctctcaacgttctcttcacaatatcccacagattctctatggggttcaggtcaggagagttggcaggccaattgagcacagtgataccatggtcagtaaaccatttaccagtggttttggcactgtgagcaggtgccaggtcgtgctgaaaaatgaaatcttcatctccataaagcttttcagcagatggaagcatgaagtgctccaaaatctcctgatagctagctgcattgaccctgcccttgataaaacacagtggaccaacaccagcagctgacacggcaccccagaccatcactgactgtgggtacttgacactggacttctggcattttggcatttccttctccccggtcttcctccagactctggcaccttgatttctgaatgacatgcagaatttgctttcatctgaaaaaagtactttggaccactgagcaacagtccagtgctgcttctctgtagcccaggtcaggcgcttctgccgctgtttctggttcaaaagtggcttgacctggggaatgcgccacctgtagcccatttcctgcacacgcctgtgcacggtggctctggatgtttctactccagactcagtccactgcttccgcaggtcccccaaggtctggaatcggcccttctccacaatcttcctcagggtccggtcacctcttctcgttgtgcagcgttttctgccacactttttccttcccacagacttcccactgaggtgccttgatacagcactctgggaacagcctattcgttcagaaatgtctttctgtgtcttaccctcttgcttgagggtgtcaatagtggccttctggacagcagtcaggtcagcagtcttacccatgattggggttttgagtgatgaaccaggctgggagttttaaaggcctcaggaatcttttgcaggtgtttagagttaactcgttgattcagatgtttaggttcatagctcgtttagagacccttttaataatatgctaattttgtgagataggaattttgggtttttatgagctgtatgccaaaatcatccgtattaagacaataaaagacctgaaatatttcagttagtgtgcaatgaatctaaaatatatgaatgttaaattttcatcatgacattatggaaaataatgaactttatcacaatatgctaatattttgagaaggacctgtaagttccTGTTCTTCTGATTGCATTTGCAGTGATGAC is from Girardinichthys multiradiatus isolate DD_20200921_A chromosome 4, DD_fGirMul_XY1, whole genome shotgun sequence and encodes:
- the pnoca gene encoding prepronociceptin produces the protein MRTVVALLLLCLCDPGRSDCQTDCLTCSKILPKQLSFNTVVCLIECKSKVSPSFSWEICRKTLSSLSLDGTLRKRSQEEADVLLPEEEEQMDGGLLLPIELQRFNHVTRALDMNDRGLVSKNSQLSTLYGSQDALSLANDYEEEEAEQEEEDVGAAVRGQDDPELSISKRFGGFSKGRHSYRLISPGRSYQKRYGGFIGIRKSARKWNNQKRFSEFLKQYLGMSTRATEFNSISGDLAQQNEV